A window of Moritella sp. Urea-trap-13 contains these coding sequences:
- a CDS encoding FAD-binding and (Fe-S)-binding domain-containing protein, which produces MSDPYHVLISKLRQSIDDKRIITDPTLTLAYGTDASFYRLIPKLILQLASLEEVVSVIKACYDMAIPVTFRAAGTSLSGQALSDSVLIMLTSDWRKHKVLNNGEQIWLQPGIIGAEANKILAPYQRKIGPDPASINTCKIGGIAANNSSGMCCGTAQNSYQTLAGMTVVLADGTILNTLDKDSVAQFKISHKDMLDDLTKLAQACKDNTALADKIRHKYRLKNTTGYSLNSLTDYSDPIEVLQHLFIGSEGTLGFIADVTYNTVIDHSFKATGLYLFADIEQTCLAVSQLANTSVAAVELMDNRALSSVANKPGMPNFITQLTAENNTEAAALLVEIHAESDADLNQQVVQINTLIDQLNPTEAVEFSTDTKVYNQLWAIRKELFPAVGAVREVGTTVIIEDVAFPIEQLAPAVRDLEVLFKKYHYDEAIIFGHALAGNLHFVFTQAFETEQEIARYSGFMDDVAQLVAVEYQGSLKAEHGTGRNMAPYVELEWGSEGYALMQDIKRIFDKTGILNPGVILNDNKDSHITDLKVMPAADDIIDKCIECGFCEPVCPSRELSLTPRQRNTVYREISRLQRSQEDPARLAELEKSFKYLGIDTCAATGLCAERCPVDINTGDLIRKLRQQHSPIANVIARWSSDHFAGLTSVTQAGLTVANGIHSVLGTKTMRTVTKATHKITGGAVPLWTPSMPKAAGKVKLLASTSDGLGLAHKKVVYFPSCAARNMGTAKNAMDNRPLADVTQAVLQKAGIEVIMPSKLSEKCCGMPYKSKGFVDTALTKSQQLEAALWEASEQGKLPVLMDTSPCASTSIELMTKDIAIYEPFRFVAEFVMEHVDITPQAEPVMLHVTCTSRKQGLAGVMEKVSRACATQVIIPDDIQCCGFAGDKGFTTPELNASALSPLARQVPSNCSEGYSNSRTCEIGLSEHSGIEYRSILYLVDKVSEKRAG; this is translated from the coding sequence ATGTCTGACCCGTATCACGTACTGATTAGTAAATTACGCCAGTCCATCGATGACAAACGTATTATCACCGACCCTACGCTTACTTTAGCTTATGGAACGGACGCCAGCTTCTATCGTTTAATACCCAAGCTGATCTTACAACTGGCTAGTTTAGAAGAAGTGGTATCGGTCATTAAGGCTTGTTATGACATGGCAATTCCCGTGACATTCCGCGCCGCAGGCACCAGCTTATCAGGGCAAGCATTGTCAGATTCTGTGCTTATCATGCTCACCTCAGATTGGCGCAAACATAAAGTACTCAACAACGGCGAACAGATCTGGCTACAACCGGGTATTATCGGCGCTGAAGCGAATAAGATCCTAGCCCCTTATCAACGTAAGATAGGTCCAGATCCAGCCTCAATCAATACTTGTAAAATCGGTGGTATCGCCGCCAATAATTCATCAGGCATGTGTTGCGGTACAGCGCAGAACAGTTATCAAACCTTAGCAGGCATGACGGTGGTGCTTGCCGACGGTACCATTCTGAATACCTTAGATAAGGACAGTGTTGCGCAGTTTAAAATCAGTCATAAAGACATGCTCGATGATCTGACCAAGCTTGCCCAAGCCTGTAAAGACAATACTGCGTTAGCCGATAAGATCCGTCATAAATACCGCCTTAAAAACACCACAGGTTATAGCCTTAATTCATTAACCGATTACAGCGACCCGATTGAGGTATTACAGCACCTATTTATTGGTTCAGAAGGTACGTTAGGTTTCATTGCCGATGTTACTTACAATACGGTGATCGACCATAGCTTTAAAGCCACGGGTCTGTATTTATTCGCTGATATTGAGCAAACCTGTTTAGCGGTGAGTCAACTAGCCAATACCAGTGTTGCCGCTGTCGAATTAATGGATAATCGCGCTTTAAGTTCAGTCGCCAATAAACCTGGCATGCCTAACTTCATTACTCAACTTACAGCAGAAAATAATACTGAAGCCGCGGCCTTACTCGTTGAGATCCACGCCGAGAGTGACGCGGATTTAAACCAACAAGTGGTCCAAATAAATACGCTAATCGACCAGCTTAATCCAACTGAGGCCGTCGAGTTTAGCACCGATACCAAGGTCTACAATCAGCTATGGGCGATCCGTAAAGAACTATTCCCTGCCGTTGGAGCCGTGCGAGAAGTGGGGACCACTGTGATCATCGAAGATGTTGCTTTCCCTATCGAGCAACTCGCGCCAGCAGTACGCGACTTAGAAGTTTTATTTAAAAAGTACCATTATGATGAAGCGATCATCTTTGGTCATGCCCTCGCCGGTAACTTGCACTTTGTGTTTACCCAAGCATTTGAAACCGAACAAGAGATCGCCCGTTACAGTGGTTTCATGGATGATGTGGCGCAACTTGTTGCTGTTGAATATCAAGGTTCGTTAAAAGCAGAACACGGTACAGGCCGTAACATGGCACCGTACGTTGAACTGGAATGGGGCAGCGAAGGTTATGCCTTGATGCAAGACATCAAACGTATCTTTGATAAAACCGGTATTTTAAACCCCGGCGTGATCTTAAATGATAACAAAGATAGCCACATCACTGATTTAAAAGTGATGCCAGCTGCAGATGACATTATTGATAAATGTATCGAATGTGGTTTTTGTGAACCGGTTTGCCCATCACGAGAATTATCACTAACACCACGCCAACGTAATACCGTGTACCGTGAAATCAGTCGTTTGCAACGCAGCCAAGAAGATCCCGCGCGTCTTGCCGAGTTAGAAAAATCATTTAAATACCTCGGCATTGATACTTGCGCCGCAACGGGGCTATGCGCAGAGCGTTGCCCTGTTGATATTAATACTGGCGACTTGATCCGTAAATTACGCCAACAGCATTCTCCTATCGCTAACGTGATAGCTCGTTGGAGTAGTGATCATTTCGCCGGACTAACAAGTGTAACCCAAGCTGGCTTAACTGTCGCTAACGGTATCCACAGTGTATTAGGCACCAAAACCATGCGCACTGTGACTAAAGCAACTCATAAGATCACTGGCGGCGCGGTGCCATTATGGACACCAAGCATGCCTAAAGCGGCAGGTAAGGTGAAGCTATTAGCTAGTACGAGTGATGGTTTAGGTCTTGCACATAAGAAAGTGGTTTACTTCCCAAGTTGCGCCGCGCGTAATATGGGCACAGCCAAAAATGCCATGGATAACCGTCCACTGGCTGACGTCACTCAAGCTGTTCTACAAAAGGCTGGTATTGAAGTCATTATGCCAAGCAAACTATCTGAAAAATGCTGTGGTATGCCGTATAAGAGTAAAGGCTTTGTCGATACTGCATTGACCAAGTCACAACAGTTAGAAGCAGCGCTTTGGGAAGCGTCAGAGCAAGGTAAATTACCCGTGTTAATGGATACCAGTCCATGTGCCAGCACCAGTATTGAATTGATGACTAAAGACATTGCTATCTACGAACCTTTCCGCTTTGTGGCAGAGTTCGTGATGGAGCATGTGGATATTACCCCGCAAGCAGAACCGGTGATGTTACATGTGACTTGTACTTCACGTAAGCAAGGTTTAGCAGGGGTGATGGAGAAAGTAAGTCGCGCCTGTGCAACACAAGTTATTATTCCAGACGACATTCAGTGTTGTGGCTTTGCCGGTGATAAAGGCTTTACCACGCCCGAGTTAAACGCATCGGCATTATCGCCACTAGCACGTCAAGTACCGAGTAATTGCAGCGAAGGTTATTCAAATAGCCGAACTTGTGAGATTGGTTTGTCTGAGCACAGTGGAATTGAGTACCGCTCGATCTTGTATCTGGTAGATAAAGTCAGTGAGAAACGAGCTGGTTAA
- a CDS encoding LysR family transcriptional regulator, with the protein MRSTDDFLIFYHLIEQGSFSKAADIVGLTKSVVSKHITRLEKEMGVQLIFRTTRKLTLTEAGKVFFEHARTIYQSVQGAVDAMNGLGDSLSGSIRLTVPTVSGEIILAEAIADFSASYPDIHIHMDLDNCFVDLIDNNFDLAIRTGALQDSSYIARRLVQAQWVICASPTYLAKNGTPKRPQDLDKYNCLAYSQQESGANEWLFKGREEDYSVKISGNFSANNSAALRKAALFNLGLIYVPKVLVADDLQAGTLVEVLPQQVAKSLGIYAIYPYTKLQPLKVKLFIEHIYQFYQRQADNFS; encoded by the coding sequence ATGCGAAGTACCGATGATTTTTTAATTTTTTATCACCTAATTGAACAAGGTTCTTTTAGTAAAGCGGCTGATATTGTTGGTTTAACTAAGTCAGTGGTGAGTAAACACATTACCCGTTTAGAAAAAGAGATGGGTGTACAGCTGATCTTCCGTACTACGCGTAAGTTAACGTTAACGGAAGCAGGCAAAGTTTTTTTTGAACATGCCAGAACCATTTACCAGTCCGTGCAAGGTGCCGTTGATGCCATGAATGGGCTAGGGGATAGCTTGTCGGGTTCGATCCGCTTAACTGTGCCGACTGTGTCTGGCGAAATCATCTTAGCCGAAGCGATTGCCGATTTTAGTGCCAGCTATCCCGACATTCATATCCACATGGATCTGGATAATTGCTTTGTCGATTTGATTGATAACAACTTTGACTTGGCGATTCGTACTGGCGCCTTACAAGATTCGAGTTATATTGCCCGGCGTCTAGTGCAAGCACAATGGGTGATCTGCGCATCGCCAACCTATTTAGCCAAAAACGGCACACCAAAACGCCCTCAAGATTTAGATAAGTATAATTGTCTCGCTTACAGCCAGCAGGAAAGTGGCGCCAACGAGTGGCTATTTAAAGGCCGTGAAGAAGACTACAGCGTCAAGATCTCTGGTAACTTCAGTGCCAATAATTCGGCTGCATTACGCAAAGCCGCCTTGTTTAATTTAGGCCTAATATACGTGCCGAAAGTGCTGGTGGCCGATGATTTACAAGCGGGTACTTTAGTTGAAGTGCTACCGCAACAAGTGGCTAAGTCATTAGGTATTTATGCGATTTATCCGTATACCAAATTGCAGCCATTAAAAGTGAAACTGTTTATCGAACATATCTATCAGTTTTACCAACGCCAAGCAGATAACTTTAGTTAA
- the nudC gene encoding NAD(+) diphosphatase, producing MLKYTEMLLDRASNQRKSPEWLAIQKNNNSRWVLTHADQNYFSQADNAPLFLTLAAVQHLDLADAVFLGLDENNENTPYFGLDLTHVDVAVIGKFLLEGEFHDLRKMTVMLDNPSASLMALARGLAFWHRSHCFCGRCGTVNTSVAAGHARLCSNPDCQHQTFPRTDPAVIMVVRKLFADGIERCLLGRQVEWPEGVYSTLAGFVDPGETLETAVAREVMEESGIAVTNVQYLASQPWPFPSSIMLGFIADASSDDIQVDKHEIDDARWFSRAELQSFGEWGDETAGFKVPRVDSVSRYLIDHWVSLGD from the coding sequence ATGCTTAAATATACCGAGATGTTACTCGACCGTGCATCTAATCAACGTAAAAGTCCGGAATGGCTAGCAATCCAAAAGAATAATAATAGCCGTTGGGTATTAACCCATGCCGACCAGAATTATTTTAGCCAAGCGGATAACGCGCCATTATTTTTAACCCTTGCAGCTGTTCAGCACCTTGATCTAGCGGATGCGGTATTTTTAGGTCTTGATGAAAATAATGAGAATACGCCTTATTTTGGTTTGGATTTAACCCATGTTGATGTTGCGGTCATCGGTAAATTTTTACTTGAAGGTGAATTTCACGACCTGCGTAAGATGACGGTGATGTTAGATAATCCATCAGCATCATTAATGGCACTGGCTCGGGGCTTGGCCTTTTGGCATCGCTCGCATTGTTTTTGTGGTCGCTGTGGCACGGTGAATACATCGGTAGCCGCAGGACATGCGCGATTATGTAGCAACCCTGATTGTCAGCATCAAACTTTCCCACGTACCGATCCTGCGGTGATTATGGTGGTGCGCAAGTTGTTCGCTGATGGCATTGAACGTTGCTTATTAGGTCGTCAAGTAGAATGGCCAGAAGGCGTGTATTCGACCTTGGCGGGCTTTGTTGATCCCGGTGAAACATTAGAAACAGCTGTCGCTCGTGAAGTCATGGAAGAGTCGGGTATTGCCGTCACTAATGTGCAGTATTTAGCGTCACAACCTTGGCCATTCCCGTCCTCTATCATGCTTGGTTTTATTGCCGATGCTAGCAGTGATGATATTCAAGTCGATAAACATGAAATTGATGACGCCCGCTGGTTCTCTCGCGCAGAATTACAATCGTTTGGTGAATGGGGCGATGAAACAGCTGGTTTTAAAGTACCAAGAGTCGATTCAGTTTCGCGTTATTTAATTGATCACTGGGTTAGTTTAGGCGATTAG
- a CDS encoding LysR family transcriptional regulator, translating to MKEFLQHRAYQIVFFNALATSGSLTKAAEMLKVSVSHVSKQLHSLEEDLGVQLINRSTRTRTLTEEGKRYAEYSAQIVSLIQEADTLVTDTRDEISGHIRLALSRSFATLHIIPALDKLQIKYPQLTIDVSLFDHKVDMLAEEIDLWVTTYEDINEGYVAQRIADTRFLLLAAPEYLQAHGTPQHPDELTQHNCVTYHSKSRSCNHWSFAKDDEEFSISVSGNYRVNLAEAVRDALIAGKGIGYLASYLLTDELETGKLVQLLPDWRANQKMPAYAVYPRNKHLPARVRTAIHFLKDTIGHPPYWDKALAKWAKF from the coding sequence ATGAAAGAGTTTTTACAGCACAGAGCCTATCAGATCGTATTTTTTAATGCCTTGGCGACAAGTGGCAGCCTGACGAAGGCGGCAGAGATGCTTAAAGTATCTGTGTCTCATGTCAGTAAGCAGCTGCATAGCCTAGAAGAAGACTTAGGCGTGCAGCTGATTAATCGCAGTACTCGCACGCGAACCCTGACTGAAGAGGGCAAGCGTTATGCCGAATACAGTGCTCAAATAGTCTCGCTTATTCAGGAGGCTGATACGTTAGTTACCGATACCCGCGATGAAATTTCCGGGCATATTCGCTTGGCATTATCGCGCTCTTTTGCCACGCTACATATCATCCCTGCGTTGGACAAGCTGCAAATAAAATATCCGCAACTCACTATCGATGTCAGCCTGTTCGATCACAAGGTTGATATGTTGGCTGAGGAGATAGATCTCTGGGTTACCACCTATGAAGATATCAACGAAGGTTATGTGGCTCAGCGCATCGCTGATACGCGTTTCTTGTTACTCGCCGCGCCTGAATATTTGCAGGCTCATGGCACTCCGCAGCATCCTGATGAGTTGACTCAGCACAATTGCGTGACTTACCACAGTAAGAGCCGTAGCTGTAATCATTGGTCTTTTGCTAAAGACGACGAAGAGTTCAGCATCAGCGTATCGGGTAACTATCGCGTTAACTTAGCCGAGGCTGTTAGAGACGCGCTTATTGCCGGTAAAGGCATTGGTTATCTGGCCAGTTACTTGCTCACCGATGAATTGGAAACCGGTAAGTTAGTGCAACTGTTACCAGACTGGCGTGCTAATCAAAAGATGCCTGCCTATGCCGTTTATCCGCGCAACAAACATCTGCCAGCCAGAGTGAGAACGGCGATACATTTCTTAAAAGATACTATCGGTCATCCACCATACTGGGATAAAGCCTTAGCTAAATGGGCTAAATTCTAA